One region of Agrobacterium tumefaciens genomic DNA includes:
- a CDS encoding TonB-dependent siderophore receptor yields the protein MFLGRLALGTAAIVLMAPLVGHAQQTTVLREITVEGQGAENATGPVRGYVAKKSATGSKTETETKDIPQSVSVVGRKEMDDRGVVTKIDEVLRYTPGVTAEPFGTDPDTDWFYIRGFQATQTGVFLDGLNLFSYGFGGFQMDAYGLERVEVLKGPASVLYGGANPGGIVQMVRKRPQDEPVRETEIGINNFGNAFFGFDLGDKIDGEGVWKYRVTGKVSGGDNYTDYSEDLRGFIMPQITFEPDAQTSATLYGYFSALDQVHVGNGFLPYVGTVVDAPFGKLDRKAFYGEPDIDNGRVYQSMVGYEVSHEFDNGWKISQNARYGHLYKHETGPYAGGWANTDANGQPILDATTNDYMLTRFGYDGLSKVDSFGVDNRVEGQFDTGAVSHSLLFGLDYKYYKLDQVQACCGSNAIGALNPVYGSTQGTNFVYANNVVTQQQIGIYAQDQLRFGDGWLVTLNGRYDYVDTELNNRLPAGVSRRSNDDALSGRAGLAYEFDNGLTPYVSAATFFNPLIDTLADGSSAVPEEGHQFEAGIKYEPTFFDGSITASVFKLVKDNAIVSYTAGGVTTSGQFGQVESTGFELEAKANLTDNWKTIASYSYTDLDITKDANPNLIGKSPWIVPAHTASLWVDYAFTDDTFEGLSIGGGVRYQGKSWADAANTLRVPDAAVFDAAIRYEKNDWTASVNVANVFDKEYVKSCAGVSVCGWGDSRTITFKLSKKW from the coding sequence ATGTTTTTGGGCCGCCTGGCTTTGGGAACGGCTGCCATTGTTTTGATGGCGCCATTGGTAGGTCACGCACAGCAGACGACCGTCCTGCGTGAGATCACCGTCGAGGGGCAGGGCGCGGAAAACGCCACTGGTCCGGTCCGGGGGTACGTTGCGAAGAAAAGCGCGACGGGTTCGAAAACTGAGACGGAAACGAAGGACATTCCCCAGTCCGTATCGGTCGTCGGCCGAAAGGAAATGGATGACCGTGGCGTCGTGACCAAGATCGACGAGGTACTGCGCTACACGCCCGGCGTAACGGCGGAACCTTTCGGCACCGACCCGGATACGGACTGGTTTTACATTCGCGGTTTCCAGGCAACCCAGACCGGCGTGTTTCTGGATGGGCTGAACCTGTTCAGCTACGGTTTCGGCGGTTTCCAGATGGATGCCTATGGTTTGGAGCGGGTGGAGGTGCTGAAGGGACCGGCTTCGGTGCTCTACGGCGGCGCCAATCCCGGCGGCATCGTGCAGATGGTTCGCAAGCGCCCGCAGGATGAGCCAGTCCGCGAAACGGAAATCGGCATCAACAATTTCGGCAATGCTTTCTTCGGTTTTGATCTCGGCGACAAGATCGATGGTGAGGGCGTGTGGAAATACCGCGTCACTGGCAAGGTCTCGGGCGGCGATAATTACACCGACTACTCCGAGGATCTGCGTGGCTTCATCATGCCGCAGATCACCTTCGAGCCGGATGCTCAGACCAGTGCCACGCTCTACGGCTATTTCTCGGCGCTGGATCAGGTCCATGTCGGCAATGGCTTCCTGCCCTATGTCGGGACTGTGGTTGACGCACCTTTTGGCAAGCTCGACCGCAAGGCCTTTTATGGCGAGCCTGATATCGACAATGGTCGCGTCTACCAGTCCATGGTGGGTTACGAAGTCAGCCACGAATTCGACAATGGCTGGAAGATCAGCCAAAACGCCCGCTACGGCCACCTCTACAAGCACGAAACCGGACCCTATGCGGGCGGCTGGGCCAATACCGACGCCAATGGCCAGCCAATCCTCGATGCCACCACCAATGACTATATGCTGACCCGCTTTGGTTATGACGGCCTGTCGAAGGTCGACAGTTTCGGCGTCGACAACCGCGTCGAAGGCCAGTTCGATACCGGTGCTGTCAGCCATTCGTTGCTCTTCGGTCTCGATTATAAATACTACAAGCTGGATCAGGTGCAGGCGTGCTGCGGATCGAATGCGATCGGTGCGCTCAACCCGGTCTATGGTTCGACGCAGGGAACGAATTTCGTCTACGCCAATAACGTGGTGACGCAGCAGCAGATCGGCATCTATGCACAGGACCAGCTGCGTTTCGGCGATGGCTGGCTGGTAACGCTGAACGGGCGCTACGATTACGTCGATACCGAACTGAACAACAGGCTGCCAGCGGGTGTGTCTCGCCGCTCAAATGACGATGCGCTAAGCGGTCGCGCCGGTCTTGCCTATGAATTCGACAATGGCCTGACGCCCTATGTCTCGGCGGCCACCTTCTTCAATCCGCTCATCGATACACTTGCGGATGGCAGCTCCGCCGTACCCGAGGAAGGACATCAGTTCGAGGCCGGTATCAAATACGAGCCGACCTTCTTCGATGGCAGCATCACCGCCTCTGTCTTCAAGCTTGTGAAGGACAACGCCATCGTTTCCTATACCGCCGGCGGCGTAACGACGAGCGGCCAGTTCGGACAGGTGGAGTCTACCGGCTTTGAGCTGGAGGCGAAGGCCAATCTCACCGACAACTGGAAAACCATCGCCTCCTATTCCTATACCGATCTCGATATCACCAAGGACGCCAATCCTAACCTGATCGGCAAATCTCCGTGGATCGTGCCTGCTCACACCGCGTCGCTTTGGGTGGATTACGCCTTCACCGATGATACGTTTGAAGGCCTCAGTATTGGCGGCGGCGTGCGTTATCAGGGCAAGTCCTGGGCAGATGCGGCAAACACGCTGCGTGTTCCGGATGCTGCGGTCTTCGATGCCGCGATCCGCTACGAGAAGAACGACTGGACGGCATCCGTCAACGTCGCGAATGTCTTCGACAAGGAATACGTCAAGAGTTGCGCCGGCGTCTCGGTTTGCGGCTGGGGTGACAGCCGCACCATCACCTTCAAGCTTTCCAAGAAGTGGTAA
- a CDS encoding ABC transporter permease: protein MNPDAVQPLMPRARPRFSSSFWWLSLSLAAVCGAMLPVLALVSQAVQGSDGLWSHLGSSVILTALPDTAVLMLGVGLLAGVIGTFAAWLVTAYDFPGRKILEWALLLPLAMPTYIVAYAYLDILHPIGPVQGAIRWLLGYSSPREFRLPDIRSMTGCIILLGFVLFPYVYIPVRAMFLTQAGNLLEAARTLGVSRRAAFFKVAVPLARPAVAVGISLALMEALNDIGASEFLGVRTLTVSVYTTWVTKSDLPGAAQIALSMLFIVVALVAFERWARRKQRYTVSAQKSRELEPVRLTGLKACGAFALGSLPVLIGFVAPASYLVTEAWKRFRFSGLSSRFADEALNTILFAGLATAITLVLGLAVAYAMRLAPGRLSLWSYRLSTVGYAAPGTVIAIGVLIALGGFDRFVDQTMRDWFGISTGLIFIGSGAALIYAYSARFLTIAAGGVDAGLSRIPQSFDHASRTLGRSATQTFRQIHLPLSKASLAAAALLIFVDCVKELPATLLLRPLNFETFATHLYGEAARGTYEEASIAALAIVVIGILPVMQLARIGRRKG, encoded by the coding sequence ATGAATCCAGACGCCGTCCAGCCATTGATGCCCCGCGCAAGACCAAGGTTTTCATCCTCCTTCTGGTGGCTGAGCCTGTCTCTGGCAGCGGTCTGTGGCGCCATGCTGCCGGTTCTGGCACTCGTCTCACAGGCGGTGCAGGGGTCTGATGGCCTGTGGTCCCATCTCGGTTCCAGCGTGATTTTGACGGCTTTGCCGGATACCGCCGTTCTGATGCTCGGCGTCGGGTTGCTGGCCGGTGTTATCGGCACATTTGCCGCCTGGCTGGTTACGGCCTATGATTTTCCCGGCCGCAAAATACTGGAATGGGCGCTGCTGCTGCCACTCGCCATGCCCACCTATATCGTCGCTTACGCCTATCTCGATATCCTGCATCCGATCGGGCCGGTGCAGGGGGCGATCCGCTGGCTGCTCGGCTATTCCAGCCCGCGTGAATTCCGCCTGCCGGACATAAGGTCCATGACGGGCTGCATCATCCTGCTCGGTTTCGTGCTGTTTCCCTATGTCTATATTCCCGTGCGCGCCATGTTCCTCACGCAGGCGGGCAACCTGCTTGAAGCGGCGCGCACGCTTGGCGTTTCCAGACGCGCGGCTTTCTTCAAGGTTGCGGTGCCTTTGGCGCGCCCGGCCGTCGCGGTCGGCATCAGCCTTGCCCTGATGGAAGCGCTGAACGATATCGGCGCATCGGAATTCCTTGGTGTCCGAACACTCACCGTTTCGGTCTATACCACATGGGTCACGAAATCCGACCTGCCCGGTGCGGCGCAGATCGCGCTTTCCATGTTATTCATCGTGGTTGCCCTCGTGGCATTTGAACGATGGGCGCGGCGCAAGCAGCGTTATACCGTGTCGGCGCAGAAAAGCAGGGAACTGGAGCCTGTGCGTCTCACCGGTCTTAAAGCTTGCGGTGCCTTTGCGCTCGGCAGCCTGCCGGTTCTGATCGGCTTCGTGGCGCCGGCAAGCTATCTCGTCACCGAGGCATGGAAGCGTTTCCGGTTCAGCGGACTGTCGTCCCGTTTTGCCGATGAGGCTCTGAATACCATCCTCTTTGCCGGACTGGCGACGGCGATCACCCTCGTCCTCGGCCTTGCGGTCGCTTACGCGATGCGCCTTGCTCCGGGACGCCTCTCGCTCTGGTCCTACCGGCTTTCCACGGTAGGTTACGCGGCCCCCGGCACGGTCATCGCCATAGGTGTGCTGATTGCGCTTGGCGGCTTCGACCGGTTTGTCGACCAGACCATGCGCGACTGGTTCGGCATATCCACCGGTCTCATTTTCATCGGCAGCGGTGCGGCCCTGATTTACGCCTATTCGGCGCGGTTCCTCACCATTGCGGCTGGCGGCGTTGATGCCGGCCTGAGTCGTATCCCGCAATCCTTCGATCACGCCTCGCGAACGCTGGGACGATCCGCAACACAGACATTCAGACAGATCCATCTGCCGCTTTCAAAGGCATCGCTGGCCGCCGCCGCCTTGCTGATCTTCGTCGATTGCGTCAAGGAACTTCCCGCCACACTCCTGTTACGGCCGCTGAATTTCGAGACTTTCGCAACCCATCTTTACGGTGAGGCGGCGCGTGGCACCTACGAGGAAGCGTCGATTGCGGCACTGGCGATCGTCGTCATCGGCATCCTGCCAGTCATGCAGCTTGCAAGGATCGGGCGGCGCAAGGGCTGA
- a CDS encoding long-chain fatty acid--CoA ligase: protein MSELSLGHPENVSAEKRWLASYPPGVPSEIPASANTSLVELLEKSCAKFADRKAFSSMGKSLTYRDLDIETRAVAAWLQSRGLEKGDRVAVMMPNILQNPVAVYGILRAGMIVVNVNPLYTPRELEHQLKDSGSKALFVLENFAHVAQQAVPKTAVRHVVVAAMGDLLGLKGHIVNLVVRKVKKLVPAYAIPGSISFKAVLKEGQGFSLKAVRLLPQDIAFLQYTGGTTGISKGAILTHANLLANKAQISLWLDAAFTQRKDRPEVLNFICALPLCHIFALTVNSLMGIALGGHNLLIANPRDIPGFVKELSHYRPHIFPGINTLFNALMNNEDFRKLDLSSLILVLGGGMAVQRPVAERWLSMVGCPIAEGYGLSETSPVATVNRLDATEFSGTIGLPISSTEIDIRDEEGKSLPTGEVGEICIRGPQVMAGYWQRPDETAKAMTEDGFFRSGDMGFMDERGYTKIVDRKKDMILVSGFNVYPNEIEEVAASHPGVLECAAIGVPDEHSGETVKLFVVKKDQSLTEAELKAFCAKSLTNYKRPKIIEFRTELPKSNVGKILRRELRNLN from the coding sequence ATGAGTGAATTGTCCCTGGGACATCCGGAAAATGTCAGCGCAGAGAAGCGCTGGCTGGCATCCTACCCGCCGGGCGTACCTTCCGAAATCCCCGCATCTGCCAATACCTCCCTTGTCGAACTTCTCGAAAAGAGCTGCGCGAAATTTGCCGACAGGAAGGCCTTTTCCAGCATGGGAAAGTCCCTGACCTACCGGGATCTGGATATTGAAACCCGCGCGGTGGCCGCCTGGCTGCAATCCAGAGGGCTGGAAAAAGGCGACCGGGTTGCCGTGATGATGCCGAATATCCTGCAGAACCCCGTCGCCGTATACGGAATTTTGCGGGCAGGCATGATCGTGGTCAACGTCAATCCGCTCTATACGCCGCGCGAGCTGGAACACCAGCTGAAGGATTCCGGCTCAAAAGCGCTTTTCGTACTGGAGAATTTCGCCCATGTGGCGCAGCAGGCGGTGCCGAAAACCGCGGTCAGACATGTTGTCGTTGCAGCCATGGGTGATCTCCTCGGCCTCAAGGGACATATCGTCAATCTTGTGGTTCGCAAGGTGAAGAAACTGGTGCCGGCCTACGCTATTCCCGGCTCCATCAGCTTCAAGGCCGTGTTGAAGGAAGGTCAGGGTTTTTCCCTGAAGGCGGTCCGCCTCCTGCCGCAGGATATCGCATTCCTGCAATATACCGGCGGAACGACGGGCATTTCCAAAGGTGCGATCCTCACCCACGCCAATCTTCTGGCCAACAAGGCCCAGATAAGCCTGTGGCTGGATGCCGCTTTCACCCAACGCAAGGACCGTCCAGAAGTCCTCAACTTCATCTGCGCGCTACCCCTGTGCCACATATTTGCGCTGACAGTGAATTCGCTGATGGGCATCGCGCTTGGCGGCCATAACCTGCTGATCGCCAATCCGCGCGATATTCCCGGCTTCGTGAAAGAGTTGTCGCATTATCGACCGCATATTTTTCCGGGCATCAATACGCTGTTCAACGCGCTGATGAACAATGAGGATTTCCGCAAGCTCGATCTGTCCTCGCTCATTCTCGTTCTCGGCGGCGGCATGGCGGTGCAGAGGCCGGTGGCCGAGCGTTGGCTTTCCATGGTCGGTTGCCCGATCGCCGAAGGTTACGGGCTATCGGAAACATCGCCCGTTGCCACCGTTAACAGACTCGATGCCACGGAATTCAGCGGCACCATCGGCCTGCCAATTTCCTCTACGGAAATCGACATTCGCGACGAGGAAGGCAAAAGCCTGCCGACCGGCGAGGTCGGCGAGATCTGCATTCGCGGGCCGCAGGTCATGGCCGGTTACTGGCAGAGGCCGGATGAAACCGCGAAAGCAATGACCGAAGACGGCTTCTTCCGTTCAGGCGACATGGGCTTCATGGACGAGCGCGGCTACACCAAGATCGTCGACCGCAAGAAGGACATGATCCTCGTTTCCGGTTTCAACGTCTATCCGAACGAGATCGAGGAAGTGGCCGCCAGCCATCCCGGCGTGCTGGAATGCGCGGCCATCGGGGTTCCCGACGAACATTCCGGCGAGACCGTCAAGCTTTTCGTCGTCAAGAAGGATCAGTCGCTGACGGAAGCAGAACTCAAGGCCTTCTGCGCCAAAAGCCTGACAAACTACAAACGGCCGAAAATCATCGAGTTCCGAACGGAGCTGCCGAAATCGAACGTCGGCAAGATCTTGCGGCGTGAGTTGCGCAATCTGAACTGA
- a CDS encoding ornithine carbamoyltransferase, which produces MALRQGKDFLAFHDLPEDAVLSIIDRAGSLAQDWSKGTMAQLLKGKRIGLIVDDTGWRNTAAFDLGIQAMGGICVTVPISFNGREEIADLAGYLDNWFDLVIIRTKELSTLRALAGEMRAPVINARTKSNHPCETLGDLAHIKSLRGRVDGLKIVGVAPDANILRSWVEASISLPIQVAQVYPEQWHVTDAALINPNFRASSDMAELLDADVVITDSWPAGSDHILIDYRISASLLDRMQPEVIFLPCPPVARGQEVTADAMTHPACQSRPAKAFLLHAQNALMEFLLA; this is translated from the coding sequence ATGGCACTGCGGCAAGGCAAGGATTTTCTGGCGTTTCATGACCTGCCTGAAGATGCGGTGCTGTCGATCATAGACCGTGCAGGCAGTCTGGCGCAGGACTGGTCAAAGGGCACGATGGCACAGCTGCTCAAGGGAAAACGCATCGGGCTGATCGTCGACGACACCGGTTGGCGCAACACCGCTGCCTTCGATCTCGGCATTCAGGCCATGGGCGGTATTTGTGTCACCGTCCCGATCAGCTTTAATGGTCGCGAAGAAATTGCCGACCTGGCGGGCTATCTCGACAACTGGTTCGATCTAGTCATTATCCGCACGAAAGAACTCTCGACCCTCCGGGCGCTTGCGGGCGAAATGCGCGCACCCGTCATCAACGCGCGGACCAAGTCCAATCATCCCTGCGAGACGCTTGGCGATCTTGCCCACATCAAAAGCTTGAGAGGCCGGGTCGACGGTCTCAAGATCGTCGGCGTCGCGCCGGATGCCAATATTTTGCGCTCGTGGGTCGAGGCCTCGATTTCCCTGCCAATTCAGGTCGCACAAGTTTACCCCGAACAATGGCACGTCACCGATGCTGCGCTCATCAACCCGAATTTCCGGGCCAGCTCTGATATGGCGGAGTTGCTCGACGCGGATGTGGTCATTACCGATTCCTGGCCCGCCGGTTCGGATCATATCCTGATCGACTACCGCATATCCGCATCCCTTCTCGACAGGATGCAGCCCGAGGTGATCTTTTTACCCTGCCCACCGGTCGCCCGTGGTCAGGAAGTGACGGCAGATGCAATGACCCATCCGGCCTGTCAAAGCCGGCCCGCAAAGGCATTTCTTCTGCACGCGCAGAATGCTCTGATGGAATTTCTCCTCGCCTGA
- the pgi gene encoding glucose-6-phosphate isomerase, with product MQATIEKLKATASSTAATDLRAAFAADDKRFSRFSAKFDDLLMDYSKCAVNDEIVTLLEQLARDGGVEAKREEMFSGKAINFTEDRAVLHTALRNRSNTPVLVDGKDVMPDVNAVLTAMGKFADAIRSGSLKGATGKKITDIINIGIGGSDLGPVMATLALAPFHDGTRAHFVSNIDGAHIADTLKLVDPETSLFIVASKTFTTIETMTNAATARRFIAEKLGEEAVKHHFAAVSTALEKVAAFGIESDRIFGFWDWVGGRYSIWSAIGLPLMIAIGPENFGKFLDGAHAMDKHFREAPIRENLPMLLGLIGFYHRNVLNYSTRAILPYDQRLSRFPAYLQQLDMESNGKGVTIDGTPVEGQSGPVVWGEPGTNGQHAFYQLIHQGTSVIPAEFMIAANGFEPELRHQHQLLIANCLAQSEALMKGRTLAEAKAQLTSKGMEDSQADFIAPHRVFTGNRPSITFVYDKLTPFALGRLIALYEHRVFVEGVLFRINSFDQWGVELGKELATGLLPVVEGKESAAGHDSSTQGLVKALSGLAG from the coding sequence ATGCAGGCCACCATCGAAAAACTGAAAGCAACGGCAAGCAGCACAGCCGCAACCGATCTGCGCGCTGCTTTTGCGGCCGACGACAAACGATTCAGCCGTTTCAGCGCCAAATTCGATGACCTGCTGATGGACTATTCCAAATGCGCTGTTAATGACGAAATCGTCACGCTTCTCGAACAGCTGGCGCGCGACGGTGGCGTCGAGGCAAAGCGCGAGGAGATGTTCTCCGGCAAGGCGATCAATTTCACCGAAGATCGTGCCGTGTTGCACACCGCACTGCGCAATCGCTCCAACACGCCGGTTCTCGTTGACGGCAAGGATGTGATGCCGGATGTGAACGCCGTTCTTACCGCCATGGGCAAGTTTGCCGACGCCATTCGCTCCGGTTCCCTGAAAGGTGCGACCGGCAAGAAGATCACCGACATCATCAATATCGGTATCGGCGGCTCCGATCTCGGCCCCGTCATGGCGACGCTGGCGCTTGCGCCTTTCCATGATGGTACGCGTGCGCATTTCGTCTCCAATATTGATGGCGCGCATATTGCCGACACGCTGAAGCTCGTTGATCCCGAGACCTCGCTCTTCATCGTCGCCTCCAAAACCTTCACCACAATCGAAACGATGACGAATGCCGCGACCGCGCGCCGTTTCATTGCCGAAAAGCTGGGTGAAGAGGCTGTGAAGCACCATTTCGCCGCCGTTTCGACAGCATTGGAAAAGGTTGCCGCCTTCGGCATCGAGAGCGATCGCATCTTCGGTTTCTGGGACTGGGTTGGCGGACGTTATTCGATCTGGTCGGCTATCGGCCTGCCGCTGATGATCGCCATCGGGCCGGAGAATTTCGGAAAGTTTCTGGATGGCGCGCATGCCATGGACAAGCATTTCCGCGAGGCACCGATCCGTGAAAACCTACCGATGCTGCTCGGTCTCATCGGATTTTATCACCGCAACGTGCTAAACTATTCCACACGGGCGATCCTGCCCTATGACCAGCGCCTGTCGCGTTTCCCTGCCTATCTGCAGCAACTCGACATGGAATCGAACGGCAAGGGCGTGACGATCGACGGGACACCTGTCGAAGGCCAGTCCGGCCCGGTCGTCTGGGGCGAACCCGGCACCAACGGCCAGCACGCCTTCTACCAGCTCATCCACCAGGGCACGAGCGTCATTCCGGCGGAATTCATGATCGCCGCCAACGGTTTCGAACCGGAACTGCGCCATCAGCACCAGCTTCTCATCGCCAATTGCCTGGCGCAGTCGGAAGCCCTGATGAAGGGCCGCACGCTGGCCGAAGCGAAAGCCCAGCTCACCTCCAAGGGCATGGAAGACAGCCAAGCCGATTTCATCGCGCCGCACCGCGTTTTCACCGGCAACCGCCCGTCCATTACCTTCGTCTACGACAAGCTGACGCCATTTGCGCTTGGCCGTCTGATCGCGCTCTACGAACACCGCGTCTTCGTGGAAGGCGTGCTGTTCCGCATCAACTCCTTCGACCAGTGGGGTGTGGAGCTTGGCAAGGAACTGGCAACCGGCCTGCTTCCCGTCGTTGAAGGCAAGGAAAGTGCAGCCGGCCATGACAGCTCGACACAGGGTCTGGTGAAAGCGCTGTCGGGACTGGCGGGGTAA
- a CDS encoding extracellular solute-binding protein, with amino-acid sequence MTKFAKLALLASTVAFAAGSVSAAELNIYTTREPALIQPLLESFTASSGVKVNTVFLKDGLAERVLSEGASSPADVLMTVDAGNLVDLAEKGVTQPVESETLNKAIPAELRDAKGHWFALSMRARVLYAAKDLDLASFNYEDLADAKWKGKICIRAGQHPYNTALFADYIAHYGAADTEKWLAGVKENLARKAGGGDRDVAKDILGGICDIGIANSYYVGLMRSGKGGEEQVKWGDAIKVVLPTFKNGGTQVNISGAAVAKNAPNKAEAVKLLEYLVSDEAQKIYAEANFEYPVRHGAALNDIVASFGTLKVDNKSLTEIVSHRKQASELVDKVGFDQ; translated from the coding sequence ATGACGAAATTTGCCAAACTTGCCCTGCTTGCCAGCACGGTCGCCTTTGCAGCGGGATCAGTCAGCGCTGCTGAACTGAATATCTACACCACGAGAGAGCCGGCCCTGATCCAGCCCCTGCTGGAATCCTTCACGGCCTCCAGCGGTGTCAAGGTCAACACCGTATTCCTCAAGGATGGCCTTGCAGAGCGCGTTCTGAGCGAGGGTGCAAGCTCACCTGCCGACGTGCTGATGACGGTGGATGCCGGCAATCTCGTCGATCTCGCGGAAAAGGGTGTTACTCAGCCGGTTGAATCCGAAACCCTGAACAAGGCTATTCCGGCGGAACTTCGCGACGCCAAGGGCCACTGGTTCGCACTTTCCATGCGTGCCCGCGTTCTCTATGCGGCGAAGGATCTAGACCTTGCCTCCTTCAACTATGAAGACCTGGCAGATGCGAAGTGGAAGGGCAAGATCTGCATTCGCGCCGGCCAGCATCCCTATAATACGGCTCTCTTTGCCGACTACATCGCTCACTATGGCGCAGCGGACACCGAAAAGTGGCTTGCCGGCGTCAAGGAAAACCTGGCCCGCAAGGCAGGCGGCGGCGACCGTGACGTTGCCAAGGATATCCTCGGCGGCATTTGCGATATCGGCATCGCCAACTCCTATTATGTCGGCCTGATGCGCTCGGGCAAGGGCGGCGAGGAGCAGGTGAAGTGGGGCGACGCGATCAAGGTCGTTCTGCCGACGTTCAAGAATGGTGGCACGCAGGTCAACATCAGCGGTGCGGCTGTTGCCAAGAACGCTCCGAACAAGGCCGAAGCCGTCAAGCTTCTGGAATACCTTGTTTCGGACGAAGCCCAGAAGATCTATGCCGAAGCCAACTTCGAATATCCGGTCAGGCACGGCGCAGCACTCAACGACATTGTTGCCTCCTTCGGCACCCTGAAGGTTGACAACAAGTCGCTGACGGAGATCGTCTCTCATCGCAAACAGGCGAGCGAGCTGGTCGACAAGGTCGGTTTCGACCAGTAA
- a CDS encoding ABC transporter ATP-binding protein yields MAGNAALELKSVGKRFGDTDVLSDIDLTVERGEIICLVGRSGCGKSTLLRIIAGVETPDHGSVCVNGAVVAGPAGFVEPEKRNIGFVFQDYALFPHLTVEQNVMFGLRSLPKAEARRRAAEMIEHVHLQELAKRYPHTLSGGEQQRVALARALAPQPGLLLMDEPFSNLDRGLRDTVREETLGVLRQLGTTAIMVTHDPEEALSAGDRVVLMQRGRIVQSGTGYEIHDHPKSRYAADFFCAFNKIEGRVREGRVETPLGPLGDASGLAEGLAATAYVRPNAISIIEDSAAKDGIAGEISSRVFLGEIEQLGIAVPGLPADLRVRTMQRTPAKTKAVRFGIDPKGVLIFT; encoded by the coding sequence ATGGCAGGCAACGCAGCGCTTGAACTGAAATCGGTCGGAAAAAGATTCGGCGATACGGATGTATTGTCCGATATCGATCTGACCGTCGAACGCGGCGAAATCATTTGTCTGGTGGGACGTTCCGGCTGTGGAAAATCGACCCTGCTGCGCATTATAGCGGGTGTAGAAACGCCGGATCATGGCAGCGTTTGTGTGAATGGCGCAGTCGTTGCTGGTCCGGCTGGCTTCGTGGAACCGGAAAAGCGCAATATCGGTTTCGTCTTTCAGGATTATGCGCTCTTCCCGCATCTCACCGTCGAACAGAATGTGATGTTTGGTCTCAGGTCATTGCCAAAGGCCGAGGCCCGCCGCCGGGCTGCGGAGATGATCGAGCACGTTCATCTGCAGGAGTTGGCCAAGCGCTACCCGCACACGCTTTCGGGCGGTGAGCAGCAGCGCGTAGCCCTCGCCCGCGCCCTTGCCCCGCAACCGGGCCTGCTGTTGATGGATGAGCCCTTTTCCAATCTGGACCGGGGATTGCGCGACACTGTGCGCGAGGAAACGCTGGGCGTCCTGCGGCAACTGGGCACGACGGCGATCATGGTCACCCATGATCCGGAAGAAGCGCTTTCCGCCGGCGATCGTGTGGTGCTGATGCAGCGCGGTCGTATCGTCCAGAGCGGCACGGGCTACGAAATCCACGATCATCCCAAAAGCCGCTACGCCGCCGATTTTTTCTGCGCCTTCAACAAGATCGAGGGCAGGGTGAGGGAGGGGCGGGTGGAAACGCCGCTCGGGCCTCTGGGCGATGCGTCCGGTCTGGCGGAAGGTCTTGCCGCCACCGCCTATGTTCGCCCCAATGCGATTTCGATCATCGAGGACAGCGCTGCCAAAGACGGGATTGCCGGCGAAATATCAAGTCGTGTGTTTCTCGGCGAGATCGAACAACTCGGCATAGCCGTTCCCGGCCTTCCAGCCGACCTGCGCGTCAGGACGATGCAGCGCACACCCGCCAAGACCAAGGCCGTCCGCTTCGGCATCGATCCGAAGGGTGTCCTGATATTTACCTGA